The Amycolatopsis sp. QT-25 genomic sequence ACCGTCCTCGCCGAACGGGCCGGGATCAGCACCCGGCAGCTGACCAGGTTGTTCGACGCCCACCTCAGCACCACGCCCAGCAGGTACGTACGCGCGGCGAGGACCGAAAGCGCGGCGAAATTGTTGTGCGGCACCGAACTTCCGCTGACGTCGATCGCGAGGCGATGCGGGTTCGGCTCGACCGAGACGCTCCGCCAGGCCTTCCTCGATCACTTCGACACCCCGCCGTCGGCCTACCGCCGTGTCCATCTTCGGCAGGCGTTCGGCTAGGCCGTGTGCGGCACGCGGCGCGCACTGTGGAGGATGTGCGGGTGAACCGCCGCGACCTCTCCGACGACGACACGGGCCCGATTCGCCGGGTTACGGACACCCCGTCCGATCGTTCGCCCGGAACGCCCCGTTCGCCGCGCCGCACGCCGCCGCCGCCCGAGGGCACGCGGCGTCCCCGCCCCCCGGCCCAGCGGCCCCGGCCGGCCGAATCGGGCAGACGTCGCGCCCCCGAACCGAAGCCCGAGCCGGTCGGCCACGGGCACTCGCACGGCCACGGACCGGCGGCGCCCGCCTCTCGCCAGGTCCGGCTGCTGCTGATGTGGCTGCTGATCCCGCTCGCCGTCGCGACCGTCGTCGGCATGATCCTGCTCTACCCGTGGGGCAAGGAGCCGGCGAAAAGCGCCTTCCCCCAGGGAGTTCCGGTGAACGCCACGATCACCGGAACGGTCACCGGTCCGTGTCTCGCCGAGGGACAGGTCCAGGTCGGCGAGCCGCCGCCGGACGCGAAACCGTGTCTCACCAGCGAACTGACGATGACCGATGGCCCCGGGGCCGGGAAGTCGCTGAAGCTGACCCTGCCGATCGAGCCGAGCACCCCGCGGTTCGCCGCCGGTGACGAAGTGGTGTTGTCCTACAACGGCGGCGACGTCGCGGACCCCGCGTCGTTCCAGATCGTCGACTTCCAGCGGGGCATCCCGCTGCTGCTGCTCGCCGGGTTGTTCGCGCTCGCGGTGATCGTGCTGGGCCGCTGGCAGGGGCTCGCCGCGCTGGTCGCGCTCGGGCTGAGCTTCCTGGTGCTGGCGCTGTTCGTGCTGCCGTCCATCCTCGCCGGGGAAAGTCCGCTGCTGGTGGCGATCGCGGGCGCGGGCGCGATCATGTTCGCCGCGCTGTACCTGACGCACGGGCTGTCCGCGAGAACATCGGTGGCGGTGCTGGGCACCTTGGTGAGCCTGGTCCTGATCGGCGTCCTGTCGGCGATCTTCTCGGCCGCGGCCGCGCTGACCGGGCTGGACGACAGCACTTCGCAGCTGATCGGTTCGCTCGGGCACGGGATCGACGCGCGGGGGCTGCTGCTGGCGGGTGTCGTGATCGGCGCGCTCGGCGTGCTGGACGACGTCACGGTGACGCAGACGAGCGCGGTGTGGGAACTTCGGCGAGCGAACCCGTCGCTCGGCTGGCGCGAGCTCTACGGCGCGGGCCTGCGGATCGGTCGTGACCACGTCGGCTCGGCGGTCAACACCCTCGTGATGGCCTACGCCGGGGCGGCGCTGCCGGTATTGCTGTACACGTCGCTTTCCGGCGTCGGACTCGGCTCGGTCCTCGGCGCGGAGAACATCGCGCAGGAGATCGTGCGGACACTGGCCGGGAGCGTCGGGATCGTCGCGGCGGTCCCGGTGACCACCGTGCTGGCCGCCCTGATCGCCTCACGGGAGCCACAAGAGTCCCTGTAGTCACCGCCGTCCCGAGGCCATGCGCCCCCATGACTTCCGGACAAGCGACCCGACGAGACCCACCACTCAGTCCAGCGTCGCCACGAACCGGCTCACCGCTTCCATCGCGAACCGCTGGATGTACTTCCCGCTGGGCGCCGCCGAGGCGAGCCGGTAGAGCGGCCGTTCCGCCGCCGCGTCCCCGCGCGCCTCCGACTTCAGCTGCGCCACCAGCAGTTCCGAGAACACCAGGCCGTTCGCCTCGGTGTTGTTCAGCAGCGCGTTCGCCAGCTTGCGCAGTTGCAGGATGCCCAGCTCCCGGCCGCCCGCGCCGGAGTACACGGCCATGTCGACCTTCGCGACCTTGCGGCGTTTGCCCGCGTTCACCAGCAGGCTGACCGTCCGGGTGCCGCGCACGTCGCTGATCACCAGGTCGAGGCGCTCGGCCGCGGTGAGATCGATCCGCCGCACCCCCCAGGTCCGCACGATGAGCGTCCCGCCTTCGAGCCAGACTCGGCGGCGCAGGTTGTAGAACATGACGTAGAGCAGCGGTACCGCGATCACTCCGGCGACCACGAGCCCGGCGAGCTCACCCCCGATCAGTCCGGCGATCCCGCCGAACGCGGCCGCGAAGATCACGACACCGGCGATGCTGGAACAGCCGCGCCTGCGACGCAGTTCCGGGTCGTCGTGGAACAGCGGGAGACGTTCGGGGGTCTCCGGGATCCCGGTCGGCTCCGCCATCACACGCCCCTCCCGGCGAGGAACGGGTTGCCCGCCCGCTCCTGCCCGATCGTGGTGGCCGGACCGTGCCCCGGCAGGACCACGGTGTCGTCGGGCAACGTCATCACCTTGGCGCCGAGTGACCGCACGAGTTCGTCGCCCTCGCCGGAGGACCGGCCGATCGAACCGGCGAACAGGCTGTCCCCGGTGAGCGCGATGCGGCCACCCTCGGCGGAAGTCAGCCCGAAGACCACCGAACCGGCGGTGTGCCCCGGGGTGCGGGACACCGTGATCTCCAGTCCGGCCAGCCTGAGCGGGCCATCGGCGAGTGGCACGATCCCGTCCTTCCGTTCCCCGGCGTCCCGACCGAGCAGTGGCCGGTCCGCCTCGTGCAGATGGAGAGGTATCCCGTGGAGCGCGCCGACCTCGGCCGCCGAAGCGACGTGATCCGGATGGCCGTGGGTGGCGAGCATCGCGACCGGCGTCAGGCCGTGCGCGGCGAGCGCGGCCTCGATCGGCTCGGCGACGTCCTCACCGGGATCGACGATCACGCACTCACCGCCGCCGCCAGGGGCGAGCAGGTAGCAGTTGGCTTCGAGGGGGCCTGCCGGAAAACCGACGACCAGCACGAAACGCCTCCTCAGAACTTCCGTCGAACGGGTGACAGGATGGTCCTGATCACGATCAAGTAAGCCTAGCGGCCCCTGTACGGGGGTCTCACAGCCTGTGCCCATAGACTTCCCCCACCTCAGACGTGTGAACATCGAGTGGAAACCGGGAGGGCGGGTGCCGACCAACCAGCAGCGCCGCGAAGCCGCGAAGCGCAAGCTCGAGCGACAGATCGTGCGACGGGCCGAAAAGGCCAAGCGGCGCAGGATCGTCGGCTCGGTGGCGGTCGTCGGTGTCGTCGCCATCGTGGCGGGCGCGGTGTGGTGGATCGTCAGCAGTAACAGTGGTGACGATGCCGCCTCCGACGCTTCCCCGAGCTCGGCTCCTCCGACCCCCGAGGTCACCATCCCCACGGAGCGCGCTCCGCTGCCGAAGCGGCCGACGCCGCTGGCGAACCCGGTGGCCTGCGATTACAAGGACGACTCCGCCAAGCCGGCTTCGAAGAAGGTGAACAAGCCGGAAGGCAAGGACGTCTCTTCGAACGGCACGGTGAACGTCGTGCTGAAGAGCACCGCGGGCGACATCCCGCTGACGCTGGACCGGGCACTCGCCCCGTGCGCCGTGCAGAGCTTCATCA encodes the following:
- a CDS encoding YibE/F family protein, which encodes MNRRDLSDDDTGPIRRVTDTPSDRSPGTPRSPRRTPPPPEGTRRPRPPAQRPRPAESGRRRAPEPKPEPVGHGHSHGHGPAAPASRQVRLLLMWLLIPLAVATVVGMILLYPWGKEPAKSAFPQGVPVNATITGTVTGPCLAEGQVQVGEPPPDAKPCLTSELTMTDGPGAGKSLKLTLPIEPSTPRFAAGDEVVLSYNGGDVADPASFQIVDFQRGIPLLLLAGLFALAVIVLGRWQGLAALVALGLSFLVLALFVLPSILAGESPLLVAIAGAGAIMFAALYLTHGLSARTSVAVLGTLVSLVLIGVLSAIFSAAAALTGLDDSTSQLIGSLGHGIDARGLLLAGVVIGALGVLDDVTVTQTSAVWELRRANPSLGWRELYGAGLRIGRDHVGSAVNTLVMAYAGAALPVLLYTSLSGVGLGSVLGAENIAQEIVRTLAGSVGIVAAVPVTTVLAALIASREPQESL
- a CDS encoding MBL fold metallo-hydrolase; amino-acid sequence: MLVVGFPAGPLEANCYLLAPGGGGECVIVDPGEDVAEPIEAALAAHGLTPVAMLATHGHPDHVASAAEVGALHGIPLHLHEADRPLLGRDAGERKDGIVPLADGPLRLAGLEITVSRTPGHTAGSVVFGLTSAEGGRIALTGDSLFAGSIGRSSGEGDELVRSLGAKVMTLPDDTVVLPGHGPATTIGQERAGNPFLAGRGV
- a CDS encoding peptidylprolyl isomerase yields the protein MPTNQQRREAAKRKLERQIVRRAEKAKRRRIVGSVAVVGVVAIVAGAVWWIVSSNSGDDAASDASPSSAPPTPEVTIPTERAPLPKRPTPLANPVACDYKDDSAKPASKKVNKPEGKDVSSNGTVNVVLKSTAGDIPLTLDRALAPCAVQSFISLSQQGYFTDSKCHRLGTSGLQMLQCGDPEASGMGGPGYTMPDEAFKEIKYGRGILAMAKTQQPNSGGSQFFMVYGEAELPAEYSVFGSISDEGLKVLDKVAKAGANTQAGNGDGTGPPNTEVKFTGVTVNA